In Gemmatimonadota bacterium, one genomic interval encodes:
- a CDS encoding MBL fold metallo-hydrolase — MEHLGLQGAIACYLIDAEEPTIIDPGPTTAVERLVAELRSRGVGPKDLRHIALTHIHLDHAGATGHLVELFPNATVHVHEDGASHMVDPERLVASTRRSFGDAHDRLWGEMKPVPADRIHAWRSGEPGPCRELRPVATPGHIAHHLAYLDERDGILYAGDAMGIVLSGGPSHPPTPPPAVDLRAWKRTLDEIGEIGPERFAATHFGIHGDVETRRVQLQSRLDALEARVRVGLAAGDEEDAERYNDEVREEFAPFMGEDRVGPYFEMFSAAVDWAGVAFYLKRNP; from the coding sequence TTGGAGCACCTCGGACTCCAAGGGGCGATTGCGTGCTACCTCATCGACGCGGAGGAGCCGACCATCATCGATCCGGGTCCGACCACCGCCGTGGAGCGGTTGGTGGCCGAGCTGCGGTCCCGTGGGGTAGGCCCAAAGGATCTCCGACACATCGCCTTGACCCACATACACCTCGATCACGCCGGCGCGACCGGGCATCTCGTCGAGCTCTTCCCGAATGCGACCGTGCATGTTCACGAGGACGGTGCGTCTCACATGGTGGATCCGGAGCGGCTCGTTGCGAGCACGCGCCGGTCGTTCGGAGATGCCCACGACCGCCTTTGGGGTGAGATGAAGCCAGTTCCCGCGGATCGCATCCATGCATGGCGCTCGGGCGAGCCCGGGCCGTGCCGTGAGCTGCGCCCTGTTGCGACCCCCGGCCATATCGCGCATCACCTGGCGTATCTGGACGAGCGTGACGGCATACTGTACGCCGGTGATGCCATGGGGATCGTGTTGTCCGGTGGACCTTCGCACCCTCCGACGCCACCGCCCGCGGTGGACCTGAGAGCGTGGAAGCGGACGCTGGACGAGATCGGTGAGATCGGACCCGAACGGTTCGCGGCGACGCACTTCGGGATCCACGGCGATGTCGAGACGCGTCGTGTGCAGCTCCAGTCGCGTCTCGACGCGTTGGAGGCACGCGTGAGGGTGGGGTTGGCCGCAGGTGATGAGGAGGACGCGGAGCGTTACAACGACGAGGTCCGTGAGGAATTCGCGCCCTTCATGGGCGAAGATCGTGTCGGTCCGTACTTCGAGATGTTCTCCGCGGCCGTTGATTGGGCAGGAGTCGCGTTTTATCTGAAAAGGAATCCCTAG
- a CDS encoding M1 family metallopeptidase: MSRELSLWRGMMGLGTFVAFLGGLTPAALTAQESDEVRRPVPAPVVPPPFYQRSLERGWRSEDGSPGHSYWQQWSSYELEARLDPETSELEGTVRILYVNNAPASLPTVWLHLHQNLHQEGSPRSGSEEITGGIRLTSVSADGEELEEIELDDGPGYEVNGTLMQLAPGFPVEQGDTLELEISWSETIPQNGSGRMGHSDKEMYFIAYWFPKMAVLDDLRLWDAQPYLGAAEFYDGFGDYTVSISVPEGWTVMATGELQNPDEVFSALTRDRLEEASTSDELVMIAGQAERDAGTVTASGTDGWLTYRFEAENVRDFAWTTSNVQRWDATSALVPDRDEDGEDDRVLIHSFWRPERAPLWVQQWEYAKQSIEHHSVYTGFSYPWSHMTSVEGADIISGGMEFPMLTLIGPYEDRDAQALFNVTSHEVGHMWVPMIVGTNEKRYAWMDEGSTTFLEDQSRMEIWPGVDHHRIEATNYLRVATAGLEQSMMRHADWYEPGPGRGAASYAKPATLMVALRELLGPETWEEAYRAFISEWAYKHPTPWDFFATFERFAEQDLDWFWTSFYFETWTLDHAVGTVRAHAAGGATVTIEDRGFAPFPATVRIRTSTGEQIDETIPVEHWLDGNRTFEIEVPAGVGSVIRVEVDPSGYVPDVDRSNNFWPRG; the protein is encoded by the coding sequence ATGAGTCGGGAACTATCTCTGTGGCGTGGCATGATGGGCCTCGGCACTTTCGTCGCATTTCTTGGCGGACTCACGCCGGCCGCACTCACGGCGCAAGAGAGCGACGAAGTACGCAGGCCGGTGCCGGCGCCCGTCGTCCCCCCCCCGTTCTACCAGCGTTCGCTAGAACGCGGGTGGCGCAGTGAGGACGGCAGCCCTGGACACTCGTACTGGCAGCAGTGGTCCTCGTATGAGCTCGAGGCACGTCTCGATCCGGAGACCTCGGAGCTGGAAGGCACCGTTCGCATCCTGTACGTGAACAATGCGCCCGCGAGCTTGCCTACCGTTTGGCTTCATTTACACCAGAACCTGCACCAGGAAGGCTCGCCGAGGAGTGGCTCCGAGGAGATCACGGGCGGTATTCGGCTGACGAGCGTCTCGGCAGACGGTGAGGAGCTCGAGGAGATCGAGCTCGACGATGGGCCGGGCTACGAGGTGAACGGTACGCTGATGCAGCTTGCCCCGGGCTTCCCAGTGGAGCAGGGCGATACGCTGGAGCTCGAGATCAGCTGGAGCGAGACGATTCCGCAGAACGGTTCCGGCCGGATGGGGCACTCCGACAAGGAGATGTATTTCATCGCGTACTGGTTCCCGAAGATGGCGGTCCTCGACGACCTCCGTCTCTGGGACGCGCAGCCGTATTTGGGAGCTGCGGAGTTCTACGACGGATTCGGAGACTACACCGTCTCCATTTCCGTGCCCGAGGGCTGGACCGTGATGGCAACCGGCGAGCTCCAGAACCCCGATGAGGTGTTCTCGGCGCTCACGCGCGACCGTCTCGAAGAGGCGTCGACCTCCGACGAGCTCGTGATGATCGCGGGGCAGGCGGAACGCGATGCGGGTACGGTGACAGCTTCCGGAACGGACGGCTGGCTCACCTATCGCTTCGAAGCCGAGAACGTGCGCGACTTCGCTTGGACGACATCGAACGTCCAGCGGTGGGACGCGACGTCGGCGCTCGTGCCGGACCGCGACGAGGACGGCGAAGACGACCGTGTGCTGATCCATTCATTCTGGCGTCCGGAGCGAGCGCCGCTCTGGGTCCAGCAGTGGGAGTACGCGAAGCAGTCGATCGAGCACCACTCGGTGTATACTGGCTTTTCATATCCGTGGTCGCACATGACGTCGGTCGAGGGCGCGGACATCATCAGCGGCGGAATGGAGTTCCCGATGCTGACGCTGATCGGGCCGTACGAGGACCGGGACGCGCAGGCGCTGTTCAACGTCACGTCTCACGAGGTCGGACACATGTGGGTGCCGATGATCGTGGGGACCAACGAGAAGCGGTACGCGTGGATGGATGAGGGCTCGACCACGTTTCTGGAGGACCAGAGTCGGATGGAGATCTGGCCGGGCGTAGATCACCACCGGATCGAGGCAACCAACTACCTCCGGGTCGCTACCGCCGGCTTGGAGCAAAGCATGATGCGGCATGCCGACTGGTACGAGCCGGGGCCTGGTCGTGGCGCCGCGTCGTATGCGAAGCCTGCCACGCTGATGGTCGCGCTTCGTGAGCTATTGGGGCCGGAGACGTGGGAGGAGGCGTACCGGGCCTTCATCTCGGAGTGGGCGTACAAGCACCCCACGCCGTGGGACTTCTTCGCCACGTTCGAGCGCTTCGCCGAGCAGGACCTCGATTGGTTCTGGACATCCTTCTACTTCGAGACGTGGACGCTCGACCACGCGGTGGGCACGGTCCGCGCGCATGCGGCTGGTGGCGCCACCGTGACCATCGAGGACCGCGGCTTTGCTCCGTTCCCCGCAACGGTTCGCATCCGGACGTCGACGGGCGAGCAGATCGATGAAACGATCCCGGTCGAACACTGGCTCGACGGCAACAGGACCTTCGAGATCGAGGTCCCGGCGGGCGTGGGGTCGGTGATCCGAGTCGAGGTCGATCCGTCCGGTTACGTGCCCGACGTGGATCGCAGCAACAACTTTTGGCCACGGGGCTGA
- the dnaE gene encoding DNA polymerase III subunit alpha, producing METPYVELHCHSGFSFLDGASHPQELAMRAVELGYPALALTDHNGLYGSMEFAHAAKRANLQPITGAEVTLRECFPGFEEPEGGHHVTLLAETPQGYANLCRLLTEAHMGSERGDARLPLPSLLELCEGLILLTGCGKSPVAAALSSSVAEAEQMIRQLVNAFGPGSVFVELQDNAVKGDTARNKALARLAGRLGLGVVATGNVHYHRPERHRLQDVLVSIKKRATLDGAHGARRANRLFHLAEPWEMRHRFQSRPEALTNTLLIAERCAAFDLTEDLGYEFPNFEGSARGEALETLAAICLAKISTLYEPGSTEEKDAEDRLHTELSLVDLHGLAGFFLVYRDIMDLAVLVAREVRGDAPRARSGLPPGRGRGSSVSSIICYLIGLSHIDPVKNNLSLGRFLNEALRSVPDIDLDFPRDIREKLILRVYEKYGYEHTGLVCTFPTYRLKSAVREIGKVLDLPMGELEKLSKLSEHRSAAGLADEIAALPEFKDRADAQLWRLLGSLAEDVAGLPRHISQHPGGMIISSRPLVEIVPLEPAAWEGRVLCQWDKDSCEDAGFIKIDFLALGMLSLVEESIDLIAERHGEAPDLSRIDFEDEVLYDRICSGDTVGLFQIESRAQIQMLRRTKPRNLEDLAVQVAIVRPGPIVGGAVNPYVRRREMLRENPDYEVPYPHPLLKEALGETLGVIIFQDQVLKVCQALASFSDGQAEELRRAMSRKRSKEALVAHWGDFQKGAMANGVDETTAREIFTQVTAFSEFGFPKSHAAAFGLLAYQSAWLRHYYPIEFYVGLFNNQPMGFYSLDALGRDARRNGIRTLLPDVNRSRVVCTAEGDDLRIGLGFVRSWGTEIAERIVAEREKSGPYASLADFLRRTPASLKRPAIENLIWVGGFSDFGLTRRELLWQAGLWLGPETDNERTGGREDHAQTELELADPYANLSFPELGPTDRMVAEYRMLRFSAELHPLTLLKGVLPDGTVSSDRLPHLRQHSTVRVAGLVTTRQRPGTAKGYVFVLMEDEHGPINVIVKPDIYKRDRNAVRMEPFLAVRGRLQKDGDTLNVIAYEVAALRVPGTPVRRRGMSKTSAADPDQQGPSPFRYLTALRQNPPDIKSWG from the coding sequence ATGGAAACGCCCTACGTCGAACTGCACTGCCATTCGGGTTTTTCGTTCCTGGACGGCGCATCGCATCCCCAAGAACTGGCGATGCGCGCGGTGGAGCTCGGCTACCCGGCGCTCGCGCTCACGGACCACAACGGACTCTACGGCTCCATGGAGTTCGCCCACGCGGCGAAACGGGCCAATCTCCAGCCGATCACGGGCGCGGAAGTCACCCTCCGGGAGTGCTTTCCTGGCTTCGAGGAGCCCGAGGGCGGACATCACGTCACGCTTTTGGCCGAAACACCTCAGGGTTACGCCAACCTGTGCCGCTTGCTCACCGAGGCTCACATGGGTTCGGAGCGAGGCGATGCACGGCTCCCCCTGCCCTCTCTGCTCGAGCTCTGCGAGGGGCTGATCCTGCTGACCGGGTGCGGGAAGAGCCCCGTGGCGGCCGCGCTCTCATCATCGGTCGCCGAAGCCGAGCAGATGATTCGGCAGCTCGTGAACGCCTTCGGGCCTGGCAGCGTCTTCGTGGAGCTGCAAGACAATGCCGTGAAGGGAGATACGGCGCGCAACAAGGCGCTCGCTCGCCTCGCCGGGCGTTTGGGACTCGGCGTCGTGGCGACCGGAAACGTGCACTATCATCGCCCCGAGCGGCATCGGCTCCAGGACGTGCTCGTCTCCATCAAGAAGCGAGCGACGCTCGACGGCGCGCACGGTGCGCGGCGGGCCAACCGGCTCTTCCACCTCGCCGAGCCGTGGGAGATGCGTCACCGCTTCCAGAGCCGACCCGAAGCGCTCACGAACACGCTGCTCATCGCCGAGCGGTGCGCCGCCTTCGATCTGACGGAAGATCTCGGCTACGAGTTCCCGAATTTCGAGGGATCGGCGCGAGGTGAAGCACTCGAAACGCTCGCCGCGATCTGCCTGGCCAAGATCTCTACGCTCTACGAGCCCGGCAGCACGGAAGAGAAGGACGCTGAAGACCGTCTGCACACGGAGTTGAGCCTCGTGGATCTCCACGGGCTCGCGGGATTTTTTCTCGTCTACCGTGACATCATGGACCTGGCTGTCCTCGTCGCACGGGAAGTTCGCGGAGACGCCCCGCGGGCCCGTTCGGGCCTCCCCCCCGGCCGTGGACGTGGTTCCTCGGTATCGTCGATCATCTGCTATTTGATCGGGCTCTCGCACATCGATCCGGTGAAGAACAACCTCTCCCTCGGCCGATTCCTCAACGAAGCCCTGCGCAGCGTGCCGGACATCGACCTCGACTTCCCGAGAGACATCCGGGAAAAGCTCATCCTGCGCGTCTACGAGAAGTACGGCTACGAGCACACCGGGCTCGTCTGCACCTTCCCCACGTATCGGTTGAAATCGGCGGTTCGGGAGATCGGAAAAGTGCTCGACTTGCCGATGGGAGAGCTGGAAAAGCTCTCGAAGCTCTCCGAGCACCGTTCCGCGGCGGGTCTCGCGGACGAAATCGCGGCGCTGCCGGAGTTCAAAGACCGCGCGGACGCCCAATTGTGGCGCCTATTGGGGTCTTTGGCCGAAGACGTGGCAGGCCTGCCCCGCCATATCTCCCAGCACCCGGGCGGCATGATCATCTCGAGCCGCCCGCTCGTGGAGATCGTCCCGCTCGAGCCCGCCGCCTGGGAAGGCCGAGTGCTGTGCCAGTGGGACAAGGATTCCTGCGAGGACGCGGGTTTCATCAAGATCGACTTCCTCGCGCTCGGCATGCTCTCGCTGGTCGAAGAGAGCATCGACCTGATCGCGGAACGGCACGGAGAGGCCCCCGACCTGTCCCGCATCGACTTCGAGGACGAGGTCCTCTACGACCGCATCTGCTCGGGAGACACCGTCGGGCTCTTCCAGATCGAGAGCCGGGCCCAGATCCAGATGCTCCGGCGCACGAAGCCGCGGAATCTCGAGGATCTGGCCGTTCAGGTAGCCATCGTGCGCCCCGGTCCCATCGTCGGTGGCGCGGTGAACCCGTACGTGCGACGCCGTGAAATGCTGCGTGAGAACCCAGACTACGAGGTCCCCTACCCCCATCCGCTGCTGAAGGAAGCGCTCGGGGAGACGCTGGGCGTGATCATCTTCCAGGATCAGGTGCTCAAAGTCTGTCAGGCGCTCGCGTCCTTCTCGGACGGTCAAGCGGAGGAGCTACGCCGTGCGATGAGTCGGAAACGCTCGAAAGAGGCGCTCGTAGCGCACTGGGGCGACTTCCAGAAGGGCGCGATGGCCAACGGCGTGGATGAGACCACCGCGCGGGAAATCTTCACGCAGGTCACCGCGTTCAGCGAATTCGGGTTCCCCAAGTCCCACGCAGCCGCGTTCGGCTTGCTGGCGTACCAATCCGCGTGGCTACGCCACTATTATCCGATCGAATTCTACGTCGGGCTCTTCAATAACCAGCCCATGGGCTTCTACTCGCTCGATGCCCTGGGGCGGGACGCACGCAGGAATGGTATACGGACCCTCCTGCCCGATGTGAACCGGAGTCGGGTCGTTTGCACCGCGGAAGGGGACGATTTACGCATCGGGCTTGGCTTCGTACGCAGTTGGGGTACTGAAATCGCGGAGCGGATCGTCGCAGAACGGGAGAAAAGCGGCCCGTACGCCTCGCTCGCGGATTTTTTGCGCCGTACGCCGGCCTCATTGAAGCGGCCTGCCATCGAAAACCTCATCTGGGTGGGCGGATTCAGCGACTTCGGCCTCACCAGGCGGGAATTGCTGTGGCAGGCGGGTCTCTGGCTCGGCCCCGAGACCGACAACGAGCGCACGGGCGGCCGGGAAGACCACGCGCAGACCGAGTTGGAGCTCGCGGATCCGTATGCGAACCTCTCGTTCCCGGAGCTGGGGCCCACGGACCGCATGGTCGCCGAGTACCGCATGTTGCGCTTTTCGGCGGAGCTGCATCCGCTCACGCTTTTGAAGGGTGTCCTGCCCGACGGAACCGTATCCTCTGACCGCCTTCCGCACCTACGCCAGCACAGCACGGTGCGCGTCGCAGGCCTCGTGACCACGCGGCAAAGACCTGGGACCGCGAAGGGCTATGTCTTTGTCCTTATGGAAGATGAGCACGGTCCCATAAACGTTATTGTGAAGCCTGATATCTACAAGCGGGACCGCAATGCCGTGCGCATGGAGCCCTTCCTCGCGGTGCGCGGCCGGCTGCAGAAGGACGGCGATACGCTCAACGTGATCGCGTACGAAGTGGCTGCGTTGAGGGTGCCGGGAACGCCCGTACGGCGGAGGGGGATGTCGAAGACGTCCGCGGCCGACCCGGATCAGCAGGGTCCAAGCCCGTTTCGCTACCTCACGGCGCTACGCCAGAACCCTCCAGACATCAAGAGCTGGGGGTAG
- a CDS encoding RNA polymerase sigma factor — MGATRAADCVPEAAAEWVALERIIKLQLRRWVVDEDDLADMTQDCLAKVWLKGGTFRGQSKFSSWLYRVARNEFLDWVRKRDLHGRAGREWSAEYALQPRRDLAELTTDRLAATKLLSRLAVLDRCILELHYLDDRTSADIGRQLDLAASSVRCRIMRMRCDWAALEA, encoded by the coding sequence GTGGGGGCGACACGCGCTGCTGACTGCGTACCCGAGGCAGCTGCTGAGTGGGTAGCCCTCGAGCGGATCATCAAGCTCCAGTTGCGCCGCTGGGTTGTCGACGAGGATGACCTCGCGGACATGACCCAGGACTGCCTTGCCAAGGTCTGGCTGAAGGGCGGCACGTTCAGGGGTCAGTCCAAGTTCTCATCCTGGCTCTATCGGGTGGCTCGGAACGAGTTCCTCGATTGGGTGAGGAAGCGAGACTTGCACGGGCGAGCGGGGCGAGAATGGTCCGCCGAGTATGCGTTACAGCCTCGCCGAGATCTGGCCGAGCTCACGACCGATCGATTGGCGGCCACCAAACTCCTGAGTCGACTCGCGGTTCTCGACCGATGCATCCTCGAACTGCACTACCTCGACGATCGCACGTCCGCTGATATCGGCCGCCAGCTCGACCTCGCGGCATCGTCGGTTCGGTGCCGGATTATGCGAATGCGCTGTGACTGGGCGGCCCTCGAGGCTTGA
- a CDS encoding DUF4926 domain-containing protein: MKELGTVVLRRDLPEVGLEAGDVGVIVHRHAGDSYEVEFVSGEGATLGVVTLPASDLRPIDAKEILHVRSLAHS, from the coding sequence ATGAAAGAACTAGGAACCGTAGTCCTGCGCCGCGACCTGCCCGAGGTGGGGCTTGAGGCCGGTGATGTGGGCGTGATCGTTCATAGACATGCCGGGGATTCTTACGAGGTGGAGTTCGTGTCAGGGGAAGGCGCGACTCTCGGGGTTGTAACGCTACCGGCTTCCGATCTTCGCCCGATCGACGCGAAAGAGATTCTTCACGTGAGAAGCCTCGCACACAGTTAG
- a CDS encoding addiction module protein, whose amino-acid sequence MTIDELEQEVLKLSAEERARLAERIISSLDSEAEIEREWLAEVRRRDAELDSGDVAGIPLEDALTSIRSRFGW is encoded by the coding sequence ATGACGATTGACGAGCTGGAGCAAGAAGTACTGAAGCTCTCGGCGGAGGAGCGCGCCCGACTCGCCGAGCGCATCATATCCAGCCTAGATAGCGAGGCCGAGATTGAGCGAGAGTGGCTCGCGGAGGTCCGGCGCCGAGATGCCGAGTTGGACTCGGGTGACGTTGCCGGCATCCCGCTTGAGGACGCCCTCACCTCGATACGCTCGCGCTTCGGGTGGTAG
- a CDS encoding type II toxin-antitoxin system RelE/ParE family toxin, with protein sequence MVEVIVHPAALAELTEASAFYEERAPGLGRDLFEEAVRVFQLIGENPSIAAEFEEPYRRYLCRRFPFSVVYRESRGGVRVLAVMHQRRRPGYWKSSD encoded by the coding sequence GTGGTAGAAGTCATCGTCCACCCTGCCGCACTGGCAGAGTTGACGGAAGCATCAGCCTTCTACGAGGAGCGAGCTCCGGGCCTCGGCCGAGACCTTTTCGAAGAGGCTGTGCGGGTCTTCCAACTCATCGGCGAGAACCCGAGCATCGCAGCGGAGTTCGAAGAGCCGTACCGACGGTATCTGTGTCGGCGGTTCCCGTTCAGCGTTGTGTATCGGGAAAGTCGCGGAGGTGTCCGTGTGCTTGCCGTGATGCATCAGCGGAGGCGTCCGGGGTACTGGAAGTCAAGCGACTAG
- a CDS encoding OsmC family protein, whose product MEARGINASDGALTADVRGEVEKEDDGVIVIRRIHVTYRLEAGEEHRETIERVHGFHAEKCPVYRSIRSSIDITTEYTLDDA is encoded by the coding sequence CTGGAGGCGCGCGGAATCAATGCGAGTGACGGAGCCCTGACGGCGGATGTGCGGGGCGAGGTCGAGAAGGAAGACGACGGCGTGATCGTGATCCGCCGCATACATGTGACGTATCGGCTGGAGGCGGGGGAGGAGCACCGGGAGACCATCGAGCGCGTGCACGGCTTCCATGCCGAGAAGTGCCCTGTCTACCGATCGATCCGTAGCTCGATCGACATCACGACGGAGTACACGCTGGATGACGCGTAG
- a CDS encoding fructose-bisphosphate aldolase class I: MTVTQPPAASSLAEIARALVADGKGILAADESHPTIEKRFRTIDVRSTEEDRRSYRELLFTAPQIEQYISGVILFDETTDQVDASGTQLVDLLKARGIIPGVKVDRGAKPLAKSPREKVTEGLDGLRERLHDYREKGLRFTKWRAVIAIGDALPTPYCIRANADALARYAALSQDEGLVPIVEPEVLIDGDHTIEQCYDVTEATLHYVFDVLHQHRVDMDAMLLKPNMVLSGKSCPDQAEVEVVADLTVRCLLNSVPAAVPGIVFLSGGQTSEQATERLNAMNARATEAPWQLSFSYGRALQEAPLSAWRGDPANTEAAQRALCHRARLNGAARYGRYAREMESEVEA; this comes from the coding sequence TTGACCGTTACTCAGCCCCCAGCGGCATCGTCGCTCGCAGAGATCGCCCGAGCGCTCGTCGCGGACGGCAAGGGCATCCTTGCCGCGGACGAGAGCCATCCAACGATCGAGAAGCGCTTCCGGACGATAGACGTTCGATCAACGGAGGAGGACCGGCGCTCGTACCGCGAATTGCTCTTCACGGCCCCCCAAATCGAGCAGTATATCAGCGGAGTGATCCTGTTCGATGAGACGACGGACCAGGTCGATGCGTCGGGCACACAGCTGGTCGACCTACTGAAGGCTCGCGGGATTATTCCAGGCGTGAAGGTCGATCGTGGGGCCAAGCCGCTGGCAAAATCTCCGCGCGAGAAGGTGACCGAAGGTCTGGATGGACTGCGCGAGCGCCTCCATGACTATCGCGAGAAAGGTCTTCGTTTCACGAAGTGGCGCGCAGTCATCGCCATTGGCGACGCACTTCCCACGCCCTACTGCATTCGCGCAAACGCAGATGCGCTAGCTCGATACGCAGCGCTCTCGCAGGACGAGGGGCTGGTCCCGATCGTGGAGCCGGAGGTGCTCATCGACGGCGATCATACGATCGAACAGTGCTACGATGTGACTGAAGCCACTCTCCACTACGTCTTCGATGTGCTCCACCAACACCGCGTTGATATGGACGCCATGCTTCTCAAACCGAACATGGTGCTGTCGGGAAAGAGCTGCCCGGATCAGGCAGAGGTCGAGGTCGTCGCGGACCTAACGGTGCGGTGCCTGCTGAACTCGGTCCCGGCGGCGGTTCCCGGCATCGTCTTTCTTTCGGGTGGGCAGACTTCCGAGCAGGCGACGGAACGGTTGAACGCGATGAACGCTCGCGCGACCGAGGCGCCGTGGCAGTTGAGCTTCTCGTACGGTCGGGCGCTGCAAGAAGCGCCCCTCAGTGCCTGGCGGGGGGACCCCGCCAACACCGAGGCGGCACAGCGCGCGCTGTGCCACCGAGCGAGGCTCAACGGCGCCGCCCGGTACGGGCGATACGCGCGGGAGATGGAGAGCGAGGTCGAGGCGTAG
- a CDS encoding sodium:solute symporter family protein: MNPNPNAPVGLYLGALIVYALGLIAFGLWISRRVKGSEGFFVAGRSLGPGLIFSTFLAANIGSGSLIGAAGLGYRDGISAWWWVGSAGIGTLILAMWVGPRIWRVATQNGLYTAGDYVELRYGSAVRATIAVLLWIVTLSVLSAQLIAMSQIFEFVLGTPRWVGALLGGFVVTVYFTAGGLWSSAWVNMVQLVVLLAGMLLVVPLALSAAGGWEAVQAAAPNQADWSSFWTGPESGWILMAFLVPAFVVSPGLLQKSYGARDERALRVGIGIQGLVLMVFAFVPVLLGMIAHVYAPDLGANSEFAIPVVLTQGLPPLIGALGLAAIFSAEVSTADAVLFMLSTSLSKDLYKRFVSPQATDEQVLRVARAAAVVGGVLGVSLALIQPTVLGALVLFYTVLSVSLFVPIIAGLFSRRGGVPEALASMGAGVAVLFTMRLDALSDSSRLLDPTLLGILASAAAFVLVAMVRRRAPSSPSEGKTT, translated from the coding sequence GTGAACCCGAACCCGAACGCACCCGTCGGCCTCTACCTGGGCGCGCTCATCGTCTACGCGCTCGGACTCATCGCGTTCGGGCTGTGGATCTCCAGGCGCGTAAAGGGCAGTGAGGGCTTCTTCGTCGCAGGCCGGAGCCTCGGTCCTGGACTGATCTTCTCTACCTTTCTCGCCGCCAACATCGGCTCCGGCTCCCTCATCGGGGCTGCTGGCCTTGGATATCGGGACGGAATCTCCGCCTGGTGGTGGGTTGGGTCCGCGGGCATCGGGACTTTGATCCTCGCCATGTGGGTCGGACCCAGGATCTGGCGAGTCGCGACGCAAAACGGACTCTACACCGCGGGTGACTACGTCGAGCTGCGATACGGCAGTGCGGTCCGCGCGACGATCGCGGTACTGCTCTGGATCGTCACGCTCTCCGTTCTGTCGGCGCAACTCATCGCGATGTCACAGATCTTCGAGTTCGTGCTCGGCACGCCTCGCTGGGTGGGTGCGCTGCTCGGGGGCTTCGTCGTCACGGTCTACTTCACCGCCGGCGGGCTCTGGTCGTCCGCCTGGGTGAACATGGTGCAGCTCGTCGTGCTGCTGGCCGGCATGCTCCTCGTCGTGCCACTCGCGCTCTCGGCGGCCGGGGGATGGGAGGCGGTGCAGGCAGCAGCGCCAAATCAGGCAGACTGGTCCAGCTTCTGGACCGGCCCCGAGTCGGGCTGGATTCTGATGGCATTTCTCGTCCCGGCCTTCGTCGTCTCACCGGGGCTGCTCCAGAAGTCGTACGGAGCGCGAGACGAGAGAGCGTTGCGCGTGGGCATCGGGATCCAGGGCCTCGTGCTCATGGTTTTCGCGTTCGTGCCGGTGCTGCTCGGGATGATCGCGCACGTGTACGCGCCCGACCTCGGCGCCAACTCCGAGTTCGCGATCCCGGTCGTGTTGACGCAGGGCCTTCCACCCCTCATCGGCGCGCTCGGGCTCGCAGCCATCTTCTCGGCCGAGGTCAGCACTGCAGACGCAGTGCTCTTCATGTTGTCGACTTCGCTCTCCAAAGACCTGTACAAACGCTTCGTCTCACCACAGGCGACGGACGAGCAAGTCCTTCGTGTCGCGCGCGCAGCGGCCGTCGTGGGCGGAGTATTGGGCGTCTCGCTCGCGCTCATCCAGCCCACGGTCCTGGGAGCGCTCGTCCTCTTCTACACCGTACTCTCCGTGAGCCTCTTCGTACCGATCATCGCCGGCCTCTTCAGCAGACGCGGCGGCGTACCCGAGGCGCTGGCGAGCATGGGCGCGGGCGTCGCCGTGCTCTTCACCATGCGGCTGGACGCGCTGTCGGACTCGAGTCGTCTGCTCGATCCCACGCTGCTCGGCATCTTGGCGTCGGCCGCCGCTTTCGTGCTCGTAGCCATGGTCCGGCGCCGGGCACCCTCCTCTCCATCCGAAGGAAAGACCACTTGA